The Oncorhynchus nerka isolate Pitt River linkage group LG5, Oner_Uvic_2.0, whole genome shotgun sequence nucleotide sequence TCCAGAACCTCCAAATAATCTGGCTCGGTGTGTAGGTTAGCTTTGAGTTCAAAGTACTCGTTTTTAGTTTGTTCCACCATGACCTTCCGCGGTCTCGACAACATAATAGTCTCCATTAATTTCAGTTCCTCGTGGTGTCCTGATCCTGGGACCGGCACTTCTACCGTTGGTTGCAGCTGGGACATGTTTTTCCTGAGGTATTCAGTAATTCCGAGCTGCTGCAGctccctaaccctctccctctctagtaTGTTTTTATAGAGGGAGCTCGCATCGCCGAGTGTTACGAACTCAGTTGGGCAGTCTGACGTCACAGCTCTGAACTTCAAATTAGAGCCTGTGAGAGGGGAGGTATTCTCTGTCTCCATGATGCTACGACAGATGTGCTTTGGTTCGTCCAGTTCATTGAGGTCGGTCTCATATTCTTTATGCTGAGTGCAGTAGGTGGGGTTGCGGCAGATCTGGACGATGGGGCTGTGTGAGCGCTCATCGTATATGGTGCTTCCGGTCCTCTGCGCCAGTGTGTGGTGGGTGGTTTTCTGGCCGTACATGCTGTATTGCAGGTGGATGGGGCTGCTGCTCTCCCGCGGCTGCTCCTCCGCCTGTTTCTTCTTCACCCTCCTTCGCCGTCTGTGCACGAGGAAAACCACGATCCCCGCCGAACAGAAGATGACCACGAGGAAGATGACGAGCAAGCTAAGGATCAGAACGGAGAGTGGAACTGAGTCTGTGATGGAGCTGATGAAACCGCTCCTAGTGCCGTCAGTCGCCACTGTGGTTGTCACGCTCTCGTCCTCGCCCGTGGGCAAGGAGTAGGTCACTAGGCCGGGGCACAGCAACTCATTTCTGAGGGCTCTCAGCTCAGCCATCGCCACTTTTCTCGGTGTGTGACACAAAATTGAACCTATGACCGTGTCCTTCCTCAGCTTCTCAACCCACTGTTTGAGACTGACTAAGTCACAGCTGCAGTCCCAGGGGTTGTCCTCTAAATAAATCTGCTCTAAAGAGTCAAGCTGGTCCAGCACGTTGCTAACAGGCAGGTGCATGAGCAGATTTTTTCTCAGGTTCAGTTTGGTGAGGGGCACATTGCGAAATATCTgcaatgggagactagtcagcagATTGTTATTCAAAGACAAGAGTTTGAGATTAGACAAAGGATTAAAAGCTCCTGGGACAATTTCTTTGATAATGTTATATTCCAAATATAGGTATTCAAGGTTGTGGAGTCCAATGAACATGGTCGCGGAAAGGGTTTCAATTCTGTTGCCGTTGAGATAAAGTTTTTTCAAATTGCTTAAGCTGAGAAAAGTTTCATTGTCAATGTAATCGATTCGATTGTTGGCTAAATTCAATATCTCCAAACCGTCATATGTGACAAAGTCATATTTCAACAGTCTCTGAATCATATTTCCTGTAAGCACCAGCTTGGTGGGGGTTTGCTCAAGTATTCCAATATCTGAAATCCGTTGAATTCCTCTGTCCTGACAATGCATTAAAAACCCAGCCACCGGGTGATTGTGACAAGAACAGTGCTCCACACAAGGACTCGCTGGAACATAAGCAGGTGTCGGAACCTTTGCGTCATCCTTGGCGGCCTCCAACTTCGGAATCTCTGCCACTTTGGAAGACGGAGTGACCACCATGTCCAGTGACTTGGAAGGCTCCTCTAAGTTGATATCGGCGTGAGAAGGGCAGAGAACATCCCGTTTGATTTTGGCCAGGATGGTGCCCCTGAGGTGATGAGGGCTGCTGCAGACCACCTCCCCAATGGCCGACTGGGCCCGCATGTTCTCCATCCAGATCTTCAGGTGAAGGATCTCACAATCGCACATCCAGTCGTTGTCCTCCAGAAGAAGCTCCATGATCCGCCCAATGTGCTCCAGGAAGCCAACGTAAGGCAGGGTCTGTAACTGGTTCCCCCGCAGGTCCAAGTGGGTGAGCGGAACAAACCGGAAAATATTGCTGGGAAGAAACTCGATGGCGTTGTCGTTGAGGATCAGAACTTTGAGGCGGATGAGTTTGCTGAATGCCCCCGGCTCGACCACGCGGATGAAGTTTGTGTCCGCCTGGAGAAACTCCAAATTTACCAAGCCGTGAAAAGTGTCTTCCTTCAACATGACCAGGAAATTACTGTTGATGTGGAGCTTCTTCAAGGAGCCCAGTGCACTAAAGACGCCAGGTTCAAGCTCTTGTATGCTATTAGCCCCGAGATGAAGTGAAACGGCATTCTTTAAATCTTCCAAGTCTTCTGCCTGCAACTCCACCAAGTCA carries:
- the LOC115129738 gene encoding SLIT and NTRK-like protein 6 → MPRIPTSPHGSTSLSQASFGLATVFLTLHKGYNGQKMLPCIIFLCSFFTAACFQDIQPSKAFLAESCDSLCSCEEKDGILYLNCEERNISKISQIKVPSALPFHLNLYKNDLVELQAEDLEDLKNAVSLHLGANSIQELEPGVFSALGSLKKLHINSNFLVMLKEDTFHGLVNLEFLQADTNFIRVVEPGAFSKLIRLKVLILNDNAIEFLPSNIFRFVPLTHLDLRGNQLQTLPYVGFLEHIGRIMELLLEDNDWMCDCEILHLKIWMENMRAQSAIGEVVCSSPHHLRGTILAKIKRDVLCPSHADINLEEPSKSLDMVVTPSSKVAEIPKLEAAKDDAKVPTPAYVPASPCVEHCSCHNHPVAGFLMHCQDRGIQRISDIGILEQTPTKLVLTGNMIQRLLKYDFVTYDGLEILNLANNRIDYIDNETFLSLSNLKKLYLNGNRIETLSATMFIGLHNLEYLYLEYNIIKEIVPGAFNPLSNLKLLSLNNNLLTSLPLQIFRNVPLTKLNLRKNLLMHLPVSNVLDQLDSLEQIYLEDNPWDCSCDLVSLKQWVEKLRKDTVIGSILCHTPRKVAMAELRALRNELLCPGLVTYSLPTGEDESVTTTVATDGTRSGFISSITDSVPLSVLILSLLVIFLVVIFCSAGIVVFLVHRRRRRVKKKQAEEQPRESSSPIHLQYSMYGQKTTHHTLAQRTGSTIYDERSHSPIVQICRNPTYCTQHKEYETDLNELDEPKHICRSIMETENTSPLTGSNLKFRAVTSDCPTEFVTLGDASSLYKNILERERVRELQQLGITEYLRKNMSQLQPTVEVPVPGSGHHEELKLMETIMLSRPRKVMVEQTKNEYFELKANLHTEPDYLEVLEHQTAFN